In one window of Ovis aries strain OAR_USU_Benz2616 breed Rambouillet chromosome 3, ARS-UI_Ramb_v3.0, whole genome shotgun sequence DNA:
- the PRR5 gene encoding proline-rich protein 5 isoform X3 produces MDGETEARAVQSWQSIHNGVIAVFQRKGLPDQELFSLNEGVRQLLKTELGSFFTEYLQNQLLTKGMVILRDKIRFYEGQKLLDSLAETWDFFFSDVLPTLQAVFYPVQGKEPSVRQLALLHFRNTITLGVKLEDALARAHARVPPAIVQMLLVLQGVHESRGVTKDYLRLETLIQKVVSPYLGTYGLCSGEGAFTHSCILEKHYLRRSRSGDVLAKNPVVRSKSYNTPLLNPVAEHEAEGAAAGGAGIRRHSVSEMTSCPEPQGFADTPGPGPAGAFGTSPSSPPSGPCPNRLYPPAQPPKPGPGAARGSPASSSPENLVDQILESVDSDSEGIFIDFGRGGGSGTSEFEGAGGRQSVV; encoded by the exons atggatggagaaactgaggcacgagCAGTCCAATCTTGGCAGAG CATCCACAACGGGGTGATCGCCGTCTTCCAGCGCAAGGGGCTGCCGGACCAGGAGCTTTTCAGCCTGAACGAAGGTGTCCG gCAGCTGCTGAAGACGGAGCTGGGGTCCTTCTTCACGGAGTACCTACAG AACCAGCTGCTGACGAAAGGCATGGTGATCCTGCGAGACAAGATCCGCTTCTACGAGG GACAGAAGCTGCTGGACTCGCTGGCGGAGACCTGGGACTTCTTTTTCAGCGACGTGCTGCCCACCCTGCAGGCGGTCTTCTACCCGGTGCAG GGCAAGGAGCCGTCGGTGCGCCAGCTGGCCCTGCTGCACTTTCGGAACACCATCACCCTGGGCGTGAAGCTAGAGGATGCGCTGGCCCGGGCCCACGCCCGTGTGCCCCCCGCCATCGTGCAAATGCTGCTGGTGCTGCAG GGGGTGCACGAGTCCCGGGGCGTGACGAAGGACTACCTGCGCCTGGAGACACTGATCCAGAAGGTGGTGTCGCCCTACCTGGGCACCTACGGCCTCTGCTCTGGCGAGGGGGCCTTCACACACTCCTGCATCCTGG AGAAGCACTACCTGCGGCGCTCCCGCTCGGGGGACGTCCTGGCCAAGAACCCGGTGGTGCGCTCCAAGAGCTACAACACGCCGCTGCTGAACCCCGTGGCGGAGCACGAGGCCGAGGGCGCGGCGGCGGGCGGCGCGGGGATCCGGCGGCACTCGGTCTCCGAGATGACGTCCTGCCCCGAGCCCCAGGGCTTCGCCGACACGCCCGGCCCGGGGCCCGCTGGTGCCTTTGGCACCTCCCCGTCGTCGCCCCCGTCGGGACCCTGCCCCAACAGACTGTACCCGCCGGCCCAGCCCCCCAAGCCTGGCCCGGGTGCGGCCCGCGGCTcccctgcctcttccagccccGAGAACCTGGTCGACCAGATCCTGGAGTCGGTCGACTCGGATTCAGAGGGGATCTTCATTGACTTTGGCCGGGGCGGAGGCTCAGGCACGTCCGAGTTTGAGGGGGCGGGGGGCCGGCAGAGCGTTGTGTGA
- the PRR5 gene encoding proline-rich protein 5 isoform X4: MEKLRHEQSNLGRGVQPGNPGLGCKLRPALGLEHPQRGDRRLPAQGAAGPGAFQPERRCPAAAEDGAGVLLHGVPTEPAADERHGDPARQDPLLRGTEAAGLAGGDLGLLFQRRAAHPAGGLLPGAGQGAVGAPAGPAALSEHHHPGREARGCAGPGPRPCAPRHRANAAGAAGGARVPGRDEGLPAPGDTDPEGGVALPGHLRPLLWRGGLHTLLHPGEALPAALPLGGRPGQEPGGALQELQHAAAEPRGGARGRGRGGGRRGDPAALGLRDDVLPRAPGLRRHARPGARWCLWHLPVVAPVGTLPQQTVPAGPAPQAWPGCGPRLPCLFQPREPGRPDPGVGRLGFRGDLH; encoded by the exons atggagaaactgaggcacgagCAGTCCAATCTTGGCAGAGGTGTGCAGCCGGGGAACCCAGGGCTGGGATGCAAACTGAGACCAGCCTTGGGGCTAGAG CATCCACAACGGGGTGATCGCCGTCTTCCAGCGCAAGGGGCTGCCGGACCAGGAGCTTTTCAGCCTGAACGAAGGTGTCCG gCAGCTGCTGAAGACGGAGCTGGGGTCCTTCTTCACGGAGTACCTACAG AACCAGCTGCTGACGAAAGGCATGGTGATCCTGCGAGACAAGATCCGCTTCTACGAGG GACAGAAGCTGCTGGACTCGCTGGCGGAGACCTGGGACTTCTTTTTCAGCGACGTGCTGCCCACCCTGCAGGCGGTCTTCTACCCGGTGCAG GGCAAGGAGCCGTCGGTGCGCCAGCTGGCCCTGCTGCACTTTCGGAACACCATCACCCTGGGCGTGAAGCTAGAGGATGCGCTGGCCCGGGCCCACGCCCGTGTGCCCCCCGCCATCGTGCAAATGCTGCTGGTGCTGCAG GGGGTGCACGAGTCCCGGGGCGTGACGAAGGACTACCTGCGCCTGGAGACACTGATCCAGAAGGTGGTGTCGCCCTACCTGGGCACCTACGGCCTCTGCTCTGGCGAGGGGGCCTTCACACACTCCTGCATCCTGG AGAAGCACTACCTGCGGCGCTCCCGCTCGGGGGACGTCCTGGCCAAGAACCCGGTGGTGCGCTCCAAGAGCTACAACACGCCGCTGCTGAACCCCGTGGCGGAGCACGAGGCCGAGGGCGCGGCGGCGGGCGGCGCGGGGATCCGGCGGCACTCGGTCTCCGAGATGACGTCCTGCCCCGAGCCCCAGGGCTTCGCCGACACGCCCGGCCCGGGGCCCGCTGGTGCCTTTGGCACCTCCCCGTCGTCGCCCCCGTCGGGACCCTGCCCCAACAGACTGTACCCGCCGGCCCAGCCCCCCAAGCCTGGCCCGGGTGCGGCCCGCGGCTcccctgcctcttccagccccGAGAACCTGGTCGACCAGATCCTGGAGTCGGTCGACTCGGATTCAGAGGGGATCTTCATTGA
- the PRR5 gene encoding proline-rich protein 5 isoform X2, whose protein sequence is MSSPSLSDLGKREPAAAAAADERGTQQRRACANATWNSIHNGVIAVFQRKGLPDQELFSLNEGVRQLLKTELGSFFTEYLQNQLLTKGMVILRDKIRFYEGQKLLDSLAETWDFFFSDVLPTLQAVFYPVQGKEPSVRQLALLHFRNTITLGVKLEDALARAHARVPPAIVQMLLVLQGVHESRGVTKDYLRLETLIQKVVSPYLGTYGLCSGEGAFTHSCILEKHYLRRSRSGDVLAKNPVVRSKSYNTPLLNPVAEHEAEGAAAGGAGIRRHSVSEMTSCPEPQGFADTPGPGPAGAFGTSPSSPPSGPCPNRLYPPAQPPKPGPGAARGSPASSSPENLVDQILESVDSDSEGIFIDFGRGGGSGTSEFEGAGGRQSVV, encoded by the exons CATCCACAACGGGGTGATCGCCGTCTTCCAGCGCAAGGGGCTGCCGGACCAGGAGCTTTTCAGCCTGAACGAAGGTGTCCG gCAGCTGCTGAAGACGGAGCTGGGGTCCTTCTTCACGGAGTACCTACAG AACCAGCTGCTGACGAAAGGCATGGTGATCCTGCGAGACAAGATCCGCTTCTACGAGG GACAGAAGCTGCTGGACTCGCTGGCGGAGACCTGGGACTTCTTTTTCAGCGACGTGCTGCCCACCCTGCAGGCGGTCTTCTACCCGGTGCAG GGCAAGGAGCCGTCGGTGCGCCAGCTGGCCCTGCTGCACTTTCGGAACACCATCACCCTGGGCGTGAAGCTAGAGGATGCGCTGGCCCGGGCCCACGCCCGTGTGCCCCCCGCCATCGTGCAAATGCTGCTGGTGCTGCAG GGGGTGCACGAGTCCCGGGGCGTGACGAAGGACTACCTGCGCCTGGAGACACTGATCCAGAAGGTGGTGTCGCCCTACCTGGGCACCTACGGCCTCTGCTCTGGCGAGGGGGCCTTCACACACTCCTGCATCCTGG AGAAGCACTACCTGCGGCGCTCCCGCTCGGGGGACGTCCTGGCCAAGAACCCGGTGGTGCGCTCCAAGAGCTACAACACGCCGCTGCTGAACCCCGTGGCGGAGCACGAGGCCGAGGGCGCGGCGGCGGGCGGCGCGGGGATCCGGCGGCACTCGGTCTCCGAGATGACGTCCTGCCCCGAGCCCCAGGGCTTCGCCGACACGCCCGGCCCGGGGCCCGCTGGTGCCTTTGGCACCTCCCCGTCGTCGCCCCCGTCGGGACCCTGCCCCAACAGACTGTACCCGCCGGCCCAGCCCCCCAAGCCTGGCCCGGGTGCGGCCCGCGGCTcccctgcctcttccagccccGAGAACCTGGTCGACCAGATCCTGGAGTCGGTCGACTCGGATTCAGAGGGGATCTTCATTGACTTTGGCCGGGGCGGAGGCTCAGGCACGTCCGAGTTTGAGGGGGCGGGGGGCCGGCAGAGCGTTGTGTGA
- the PRR5 gene encoding proline-rich protein 5 isoform X5 — MVILRDKIRFYEGQKLLDSLAETWDFFFSDVLPTLQAVFYPVQGKEPSVRQLALLHFRNTITLGVKLEDALARAHARVPPAIVQMLLVLQGVHESRGVTKDYLRLETLIQKVVSPYLGTYGLCSGEGAFTHSCILEKHYLRRSRSGDVLAKNPVVRSKSYNTPLLNPVAEHEAEGAAAGGAGIRRHSVSEMTSCPEPQGFADTPGPGPAGAFGTSPSSPPSGPCPNRLYPPAQPPKPGPGAARGSPASSSPENLVDQILESVDSDSEGIFIDFGRGGGSGTSEFEGAGGRQSVV, encoded by the exons ATGGTGATCCTGCGAGACAAGATCCGCTTCTACGAGG GACAGAAGCTGCTGGACTCGCTGGCGGAGACCTGGGACTTCTTTTTCAGCGACGTGCTGCCCACCCTGCAGGCGGTCTTCTACCCGGTGCAG GGCAAGGAGCCGTCGGTGCGCCAGCTGGCCCTGCTGCACTTTCGGAACACCATCACCCTGGGCGTGAAGCTAGAGGATGCGCTGGCCCGGGCCCACGCCCGTGTGCCCCCCGCCATCGTGCAAATGCTGCTGGTGCTGCAG GGGGTGCACGAGTCCCGGGGCGTGACGAAGGACTACCTGCGCCTGGAGACACTGATCCAGAAGGTGGTGTCGCCCTACCTGGGCACCTACGGCCTCTGCTCTGGCGAGGGGGCCTTCACACACTCCTGCATCCTGG AGAAGCACTACCTGCGGCGCTCCCGCTCGGGGGACGTCCTGGCCAAGAACCCGGTGGTGCGCTCCAAGAGCTACAACACGCCGCTGCTGAACCCCGTGGCGGAGCACGAGGCCGAGGGCGCGGCGGCGGGCGGCGCGGGGATCCGGCGGCACTCGGTCTCCGAGATGACGTCCTGCCCCGAGCCCCAGGGCTTCGCCGACACGCCCGGCCCGGGGCCCGCTGGTGCCTTTGGCACCTCCCCGTCGTCGCCCCCGTCGGGACCCTGCCCCAACAGACTGTACCCGCCGGCCCAGCCCCCCAAGCCTGGCCCGGGTGCGGCCCGCGGCTcccctgcctcttccagccccGAGAACCTGGTCGACCAGATCCTGGAGTCGGTCGACTCGGATTCAGAGGGGATCTTCATTGACTTTGGCCGGGGCGGAGGCTCAGGCACGTCCGAGTTTGAGGGGGCGGGGGGCCGGCAGAGCGTTGTGTGA